One Setaria viridis chromosome 3, Setaria_viridis_v4.0, whole genome shotgun sequence DNA window includes the following coding sequences:
- the LOC117850594 gene encoding fasciclin-like arabinogalactan protein 13: protein MAASPRLAILVVLLAASSALAAAQKAKAKPASGPAGAADALPPTDVNKALKDDQFSEFKQLLHDTRVDTQINAQLTDSYNGLTIFAPTNDAFDKLKAGVLNGLSPQDQIQLVLYCVLPRFYSLSMLGTLNGKVNTQGSGHDGPYRYDIKRAGNNVNISTGVNSMLLGSPVSKDFPLAVYPVDKVPLPYELFGPKPPTPAPAPAPAPTKSKTKKKHKKSTGIAEPPVADDSTASDEDKKSAAAPGAGVARWVAAALAAAVVGSLF from the coding sequence atggccgcctcgccccgcCTCGCTATCCTGGTGGTGCTCCtggcggcgtcgtcggcgctgGCCGCGGCGCAGAAGGCGAAGGCGAAGCCGGCGTccgggccggcgggggcggcggacgCGTTGCCGCCGACGGACGTGAACAAGGCGCTCAAGGACGACCAGTTCAGCGAGTTCAAGCAGCTGCTCCACGACACGCGCGTGGACACCCAGATCAACGCGCAGCTGACGGACAGCTACAACGGGCTCACCATCTTCGCGCCCACCAACGACGCCTTCGACAAGCTCAAGGCCGGCGTGCTCAACGGCCTGTCGCCGCAGGACCAGATCCAGCTCGTGCTCTACTGCGTGCTGCCCAGGTTCTACAGCCTCTCCATGCTCGGCACCCTCAACGGCAAGGTCAACACGCAGGGGTCCGGGCACGACGGGCCCTACAGGTACGACATCAAGCGCGCGGGCAACAACGTCAACATCTCCACCGGCGTCAACTCCATGCTCCTGGGGAGCCCCGTCAGCAAGGACTTCCCGCTCGCCGTCTACCCCGTCGACAAGGTGCCGCTCCCCTACGAGCTCTTCGGCCCCAAGCCGCCCaccccggcgcccgcgcccgcaccgGCGCCGACCAAGTCCAAGACCAAGAAGAAGCACAAGAAGTCCACCGGCATCGCCGAGCCGCCCGTCGCCGACGACTCCACCGCCTCGGACGAGGACAAGAAGtcggcggccgcgcccggcgccggggTGGCCAGGTgggtcgccgccgcgctcgccgccgcggtcgtcgGCAGCCTCTTCTGA
- the LOC117847135 gene encoding fasciclin-like arabinogalactan protein 11 → MAARILLAAALVALAVPAVLCQAPGPAAPKGPPNVTAILEKGGQYATFIRLMKSTQQDTQLNSQLNNSFGSGYTVFAPTDNAFTSLKPGTLNKLSQQEQVSLVQYHILPQFYSLDSFETASNPVRTQASGSDGPYTLNITADSNNQVNVSTGLVATRVGTALRDTQPLAVYSVDKVLLPNDLFGVKPPSSAPPAPNKKPSKGGSVAEAPAGSADSAPTGAAAGGARVAWWSVLAAVVLAAASSLL, encoded by the coding sequence ATGGCGGCAAGAATCCTCCTTGCGGCGGCGCTCGTGGCGCTGGCGGTGCCGGCGGTGCTGTGCCAGGCTCCCGGCCCGGCGGCGCCCAAGGGCCCGCCGAACGTGACGGCGATCCTGGAGAAGGGCGGGCAGTACGCGACCTTCATCCGGCTGATGAAGTCGACGCAGCAGGACACGCAGCTCAACAGCCAGCTCAACAACTCCTTCGGCAGCGGCTACACGGTGTTCGCCCCCACCGACAACGCCTTCACTAGCCTCAAGCCCGGCACGCTCAACAAGCTGTCGCAGCAGGAGCAGGTGTCGCTGGTGCAGTACCACATCCTCCCGCAGTTCTACTCCCTCGACTCCTTCGAGACCGCCAGCAACCCCGTCCGCACCCAGGCCTCCGGCTCCGACGGGCCCTACACCCTCAACATCACCGCCGACAGCAACAACCAGGTCAACGTCTCCACGGGGCTCGTCGCCACCAGGGTCGGCACCGCGCTGCGCGACACGCAGCCGCTAGCCGTCTACTCCGTCGACAAGGTGCTCCTGCCCAACGACCTGTTCGGCGTCaagccgccgtcgtcggcgccgcccgcccccaaCAAGAAGCCGTCCAAGGGGGGATCCGTGGCCGAGGCGCCCGCCGGCTCGGCCGACTCCGCGcccaccggcgccgcggccggcggcgccagggTCGCCTGGTGGAGCGTGTTGGCCGCCGTGGTTCTGGCCGCGGCGAGCAGCCTGCTGTAA
- the LOC117848355 gene encoding E3 SUMO-protein ligase MMS21 isoform X1 gives MSSVTTKLSSAANFASSEAQALVAEMRKALGNMKSLAVDYERDGKSDKVQKLEEMVLEMVASYEDCTALTQAIKAVPEVYQPSDQPTDFKTLIESEVNKIKEASSASGQNNPMFRQFRESVWNVHHAGQPMPGEEQEDIVMTSTQMSILNVTCPLTGKPVIELADPVRCVDCRHIYEKGPVFHYIRSQKPPQCPIAGCPRVLQIGKVVCDPLLLIEIDELRSSGPAAPNATNIEDFTDLLDEDDE, from the exons ATGTCGTCGGTGACCACGAAGCTTTCCAGCGCCGCCAACTTCGCCTCGTCGGAAGCGCAGGCCCTCGTCGCT GAGATGCGCAAGGCTCTCGGCAACATGAAGTCCCTCGCCGTGGACTACGAGAGGGATGGCAAGTCCGATAAG GTGCAGAAGCTTGAGGAGATGGTTCTGGAGATGGTGGCTTCGTACGAGGACTGCACGGCCTTGACCCAGGCGATTAAGGCGGTGCCTGAAGTGTACCAACCGTCTGATCAG CCAACGGATTTCAAAACATTGATCGAGTCAGAGGTTAACAAGATCAAGGAAGCCTCATCAGCATCAGGGCAGAACAATCCAATGTTTCGACAGTTCAGGGAGTCTGTTTGG AATGTTCACCACGCAGGTCAGCCAATGCCTGGTGAGGAACAGGAGGACATTGTCATGACTAGCACCCAGATGAGCATCTTAAATGTCACATGTCCATTAACTGGGAAGCCGGTTATTGAGTTGGCAGATCCAGTTCGCTG TGTGGATTGCAGGCACATATATGAAAAGGGCCCAGTATTCCATTATATAAGGTCCCAAAAACCACCACAGTGCCCTATTGCAG GCTGTCCCAGAGTCCTACAAATAGGGAAGGTTGTCTGTGATCCCCTCCTCCTCATTGAAATCGACGAGCTGCGTTCATCAGGGCCTGCTGCTCCAAATGCCACAAACATAGAAGACTTTACTGATCTACTTGACGAAGATGATGAATGA
- the LOC117848355 gene encoding E3 SUMO-protein ligase MMS21 isoform X2: MSSVTTKLSSAANFASSEAQALVAEMRKALGNMKSLAVDYERDGKSDKVQKLEEMVLEMVASYEDCTALTQAIKAVPEVYQPSDQNVHHAGQPMPGEEQEDIVMTSTQMSILNVTCPLTGKPVIELADPVRCVDCRHIYEKGPVFHYIRSQKPPQCPIAGCPRVLQIGKVVCDPLLLIEIDELRSSGPAAPNATNIEDFTDLLDEDDE, encoded by the exons ATGTCGTCGGTGACCACGAAGCTTTCCAGCGCCGCCAACTTCGCCTCGTCGGAAGCGCAGGCCCTCGTCGCT GAGATGCGCAAGGCTCTCGGCAACATGAAGTCCCTCGCCGTGGACTACGAGAGGGATGGCAAGTCCGATAAG GTGCAGAAGCTTGAGGAGATGGTTCTGGAGATGGTGGCTTCGTACGAGGACTGCACGGCCTTGACCCAGGCGATTAAGGCGGTGCCTGAAGTGTACCAACCGTCTGATCAG AATGTTCACCACGCAGGTCAGCCAATGCCTGGTGAGGAACAGGAGGACATTGTCATGACTAGCACCCAGATGAGCATCTTAAATGTCACATGTCCATTAACTGGGAAGCCGGTTATTGAGTTGGCAGATCCAGTTCGCTG TGTGGATTGCAGGCACATATATGAAAAGGGCCCAGTATTCCATTATATAAGGTCCCAAAAACCACCACAGTGCCCTATTGCAG GCTGTCCCAGAGTCCTACAAATAGGGAAGGTTGTCTGTGATCCCCTCCTCCTCATTGAAATCGACGAGCTGCGTTCATCAGGGCCTGCTGCTCCAAATGCCACAAACATAGAAGACTTTACTGATCTACTTGACGAAGATGATGAATGA
- the LOC117848354 gene encoding auxin response factor 15 — translation MTGIDLNDTVEEDEEEAEPGNSCSQQSRTSSAATGTPPPPTQPKPAAAVCLELWHACAGPVAPLPRKGSVVVYLPQGHLEHLGDAAAAAAGGGAMPPSGVPPHVFCSVVDVTLHADASTDEVYAQLALVAENEEVARRLRGGSEDGSGGDGEDGDTVKQRFSRMPHMFCKTLTASDTSTHGGFSVPRRAAEDCFPPLDYSQQRPSQELVAKDLHGTEWRFRHIYRGQPRRHLLTTGWSAFVNKKKLVSGDAVLFLRGDDGELRLGVRRAAQLKNGSAFPALYNQCSNLGSLANVAHAVATKSVFHIYYNPRLSQSEFIIPYSKFMKSFSQPFSAGLRFKMRYESDDATERRYTGIIAGISEADPMWRGSKWKCLMVRWDDDVDFRRPNRISPWEIELTSSVSGSHLSAPNAKRLKPCLPHVNPDYLVPNGSGRPDFAESAQFHKVLQGQELLGYRTHDNAAVATSQPCEARNMQYIDERSCSNDASNSIPGVPRLGVRTPLGSPGFSYHCSGFGESQRFQKVLQGQEVFRPYRGSLVDACLRNNAFHPQDGSHAPSAVNKWHTQLHGCAFRGPQAPMLPSQSSSPPSVLMFQRGNSKISRFEFGHGSLDKNEDDRPAMFGHDGGIGGTEQSLMLQPHHDSGEVRNRHVTVEKFHSTVVARKDGPDNREVNTNSCKIFGISLTEKVPANKEKDSGDVNYPSPFLSLKQQVPKSLGNSCATVHEQRPVVGRVIDVSTMDMMI, via the exons aTGACGGGGATCGACCTCAACGACAccgtggaggaggacgaggaggaggcggagcccggCAACTCCTGCTCCCAGCAGAGCCGGACCAGCTCCGCGGCcacggggacgccgccgccgccgacccagCCGAAGCCGGCCGCCGCGGTGTGCCTCGAGCTGTGGCACGCGTGCGCCGGCCCCgtcgcgccgctgccgcggaAGGGGAGCGTCGTGGTGTACCTCCCGCAGGGCCACCTCGAGCACCTCGgtgacgccgcggcggcggcggccggtggcggcgccatGCCGCCCTCCGGCGTGCCGCCCCACGTCTTCTGCAGCGTGGTCGACGTCACCCTCCAT GCGGACGCGTCCACGGACGAGGTGTACGCGCAGCTCGCCCTGGTCGCCGAGAACGAG GAGGTCGCGAGGCGGCTGCGCGGAGGGTCGGaggacgggagcggcggcgacggcgaggacggggACACCGTGAAGCAGCGGTTCTCGCGGATGCCGCACATGTTCTGCAAGACGCTCACGGCCTCCGACACCAGCACGCACGGCGGCTTctccgtgccgcgccgcgccgccgaggacTGCTTCCCGCCTCTG GATTACAGCCAGCAGCGGCCGTCGCAGGAGCTTGTCGCCAAGGATTTGCACGGAACAGAGTGGAGGTTCCGCCACATCTATCGAG GCCAGCCCCGCAGGCACCTTTTAACCACTGGATGGAGTGCATTTGTCAACAAGAAGAAGCTAGTCTCAGGGGATGCCGTACTATTTCTGCG GGGAGATGATGGGGAGCTGAGACTTGGAGTGCGCCGTGCAGCTCAGCTTAAAAATGGATCTGCTTTTCCAGCGCTTTATAATCAGTGTTCAAATCTTGGTTCTCTAGCCAATGTAGCACATGCTGTTGCCACGAAAAGTGTGTTTCACATCTACTATAACCCCAG ATTAAGTCAATCTGAATTCATTATACCATACTCGAAGTTCATGAAGAGCTTCAGCCAACCATTTTCTGCTGGGTTGAGGTTCAAAATGAGATATGAGAGTGATGACGCTACGGAAAGAAG ATACACTGGGATCATAGCAGGAATTAGCGAAGCTGACCCTATGTGGCGTGGTTCAAAGTGGAAATGTTTGATG GTTAGATGGGATGACGATGTAGATTTCCGTCGACCAAACAGGATTTCTCCTTGGGAGATCGAGCTGACAAGCTCAGTTTCAGGATCCCATCTGTCTGCACCAAATGCGAAGAGGCTGAAACCATGTCTTCCCCATGTCAATCCAGACTACCTAGTTCCAA ATGGAAGTGGTCGTCCTGATTTTGCGGAATCTGCCCAATTCCACAAGGTCTTGCAAGGTCAAGAATTATTGGGTTATAGAACTCATGACAATGCTGCTGTTGCTACTTCTCAGCCATGTGAAGCAAGGAATATGCAGTACATTGATGAGCGTAGTTGCTCCAATGATGCGAGTAACAGTATCCCGGGGGTTCCAAGACTTGGTGTCAGAACACCACTAGGAAGCCCTGGGTTTTCCTACCATTGCTCAGGCTTTGGGGAGTCTCAAAGATTCCAAAAGGTCTTGCAAGGTCAAGAAGTATTTCGTCCGTACCGAGGAAGTCTAGTTGACGCGTGTTTGAGAAATAATGCCTTCCATCCACAAGACGGTTCTCATGCGCCTAGTGCGGTGAATAAATGGCATACACAACTTCATGGATGTGCTTTTCGGGGGCCACAAGCACCAATGCTTCCATCTCAATCCTCATCTCCACCATCTGTCCTTATGTTTCAACGAGGTAATTCGAAGATATCCCGGTTTGAATTTGGGCATGGTTCCTTGGATAAAAATGAGGATGATAGACCTGCTATGTTTGGCCATGATGGAGGTATTGGAGGAACTGAGCAATCGTTGATGCTCCAGCCTCATCATGATTCTGGGGAAGTGAGAAATAGGCATGTGACAGTTGAGAAATTTCACTCCACTGTTGTTGCCAGGAAGGATGGGCCAGATAACAGGGAAGTTAACACAAATAGTTGCAAAATATTTGGCATATCTTTGACTGAGAAGGTTCCAGCAAACAAAGAAAAGGACTCTGGTGATGTCAATTATCCATCCCCATTCCTGTCTTTGAAGCAACAAGTGCCAAAATCACTGGGCAACAGTTGTGCAACT GTTCATGAGCAAAGGCCTGTTGTTGGCAGGGTGATTGATGTTTCAACCATGGACATGATGATCTGA